The proteins below are encoded in one region of Penicillium psychrofluorescens genome assembly, chromosome: 4:
- a CDS encoding uncharacterized protein (ID:PFLUO_006577-T1.cds;~source:funannotate), with translation MSFDSMRPRGRPAHTPGTTVLAYTPNGKRVITGGSNSAIRIYTVGQDGEPQTVDEGVDANHGIGATNECFIMGAEDGTVWQYDITSGKMRNLLVRCALPVRDIAVSRDGEWVAVASDELTVKIVKIEDMTQVKYLREQPKGAKHVTFHPNGRYVSVSCTDGIVYIYSLHEEEPELVRKLDGVIRRLEPDAEATSRVVWHPDGTAFASAEATRDISIYSISEWKKEKTFAGGHTGDITALSWAPNGTLLASAAADGQIILWETKTQRILQRYDFGNVINLAWHPTKNSLSFTTSDGELFIHDDFVPREHQSLLQKPLQAAPIFPGPLTEISNNVSKPLADRSKETIQRAARKGTPDSLDDILGEDDEMPDFVDDDDGAGYAEGLNPYGKRTNGHLEDLGPNSKRVYSGSFQPNPHPPLQPGSTPWAGNRRYLCLNLTGAVWTVDQETHHTVTVEFYDRELYRDFHFTDPYQYDKACLNENGTLFANNPSDGSPATIFYRPHETWTTRADWRTQLPEGEMVRALALSDSYIVAVTTKDYVRVYTLFGTPFKVYRQKSQGVSCAAWRDYIMSIGNGPLGPDGRHTTLRYTIENVKRDEICQNEDEVALPEGVQLKNVFFSDTGDPCIYDTTGVLLVLQHWRTPGQARWVPLLDTKQLARLAGGRKEETYWPVAVAQDKFHCIILKGGDQHPYFPRPLLSEFEFQVPVSTAPPKDSSDPEGADARDENLKFEEAFVRSNVLLSLYRDLLASTNATASQRAELARKELEMNKTLLQMLANECREGEDRGMKALELVGMMSDRNGKMVEAAAKVAQRYGRGVLEDKIRDLAERRVMGMDDDDELA, from the exons ATGAGCTTCGACTCAATGCGCCCGCGGGGCCGGCCAGCCC ACACCCCGGGGACGACTGTGCTCGCCTACACGCCCAACGGGAAGCGCGTTATCACCGGCGGATCCAACTCCGCCATTCGAATTTACACCGTGGGCCAAGATGGAGAGCCCCAGACAGTCGACGAGGGCGTGGATGCGAATCACGGCATCGGTGCCACG AACGAATGTTTTATTATGGGCGCCGAGGACGGCACGGTATGGCAGTACGATATCACATCCGGCAAGATGCGAAACTTGCTGGTACGCTGCGCGCTGCCAGTGCGCGATATCGCGGTGTCCAGGGACGGAGAATGGGTGGCCGTGGCAAGCGA CGAACTCACGGTGAAAATCGTCAAAATTGAGGACATGACCCAGGTCAAATACCTCCGGGAACAACCTAAGGGAGCCAAGCATGTCACCTTCCACCCCAATGGGCGCTATGTTTCGGTTTCCTGCACGGACGGCATTGTCTACATCTATTCCCTGCACGAGGAAGAACCGGAGTTGGTCCGCAAGCTCGATGGAGTGATCCGAAGACTCGAGCCGGATGCGGAGGCGACATCGAGAGTCGTGTGGCACCCAGACGGCACGGCGTTTGCATCCGCAGAGGCCACCAGGGATATCTCCATCTACTCTATCtcggagtggaagaaagagaagacaTTTGCTGGTGGGCATACCGGCGACATCACAGCCCTCAGCTGGGCCCCGAATGGAACTCTTCTGGCATCGGCGGCCGCCGATGGTCAGATCATCCTCTGGGAAACGAAAACTCAAAGGATCCTGCAACGCTACGACTTTGGAAATGTCATCAATCTCGCCTGGCATCCGACTAAGAACTCGCTGTCCTTCACCACCTCTGATGGCGAACTGTTCATTCATGATGACTTTGTGCCGAGGGAACACCAGTCGTTGCTTCAGAAGCCATTGCAGGCAGCTCCTATCTTCCCAGGCCCCCTGACTGAGATCTCCAACAATGTCAGCAAACCCTTGGCGGACCGGTCCAAGGAGACCATCCAGCGGGCAGCTAGAAAGGGAACACCAGACTCATTGGATGACATCCTCGGTGAGGATGATGAAATGCCTGATtttgtcgatgatgacgatgggGCAGGCTATGCCGAAGGACTCAATCCATATGGCAAGCGGACAAACGGCCACCTGGAAGATCTTGGCCCGAACAGCAAGCGTGTCTACTCTGGCTCGTTTCAGCCCAacccccatcctcctcttcagcCTGGTAGTACGCCATGGGCTGGGAATCGGCGATATCTCT GTCTGAACTTGACAGGCGCCGTCTGGACTGTTGACCAAGAGACACACCATACCGTGACAGTGGAATTCTATGACCGCGAGCTGTATCGGGACTTCCACTTCACGGATCCGTATCAATACGATAAAGCCTGCCTCA ATGAGAACGGAACGCTCTTCGCGAACAATCCGTCTGATGGCAGTCCTGCCACTATCTTCTACCGGCCACATGAGACATGGACCACGAGAGCAGATTGGCGCACCCAGTTGCCCGAGGGCGAAATGGTTCGAG CTCTTGCATTGAGTGATTCATATATTGTCGCCGTGACGACGAAAGACTACGTCCGAGTATACACACTTTTTGGGACACCATTCAAAGTGTATCGACAAAAGAGCCAGGGCGTCAGTTGTGCCGCATGGAGGGACTACATTATGAGCATTGGCAATGGCCCCTTGGGGCCTGATGGCCGCCACACGACGTTACGATATACCATTGAAAATGTCAAGCGGGACGAGATCTGCCAGAACGAAGACGAGGTCGCACTTCCGGAAGGCGTTCAATTGAAGaatgtcttcttctccgacacTGGG GACCCATGCATCTATGACACGACGGGGGTGTTGCTCGTCTTGCAGCACTGGCGCACACCCGGTCAAGCCCGGTGGGTGCCTCTTCTAGACACGAAGCAGCTCGCCCGTCTAGCTGGTGGCCGCAAGGAAGAAACCTACTGGCCGGTGGCCGTAGCGCAGGATAAGTTCCACTGCATCATCCTCAAGGGCGGAGACCAACACCCGTACTTCCCGCGGCCCCTTCTCAGTGAATTTGAATTCCAGGTTCCAGTGTCTACCGCCCCCCCGAAGGATTCCAGCGATCCCGAGGGTGCCGACGCGCGCGACGAGAATCTCAAGTTCGAGGAGGCGTTTGTGCGCAGCAATGTGCTCCTCTCCCTCTACCGGGATCTATTGGCCTCGACCAACGCGACTGCCAGCCAGcgcgccgagctggcgcgcAAAGAGCTGGAGATGAACAAGACTCTGCTCCAAATGCTGGCCAACGAATGCCGGGAAGGCGAGGACCGCGGCATGAAGGCACTGGAGCTGGTGGGCATGATGTCTGACCGTAATGGCaagatggtcgaggcggcggccaaggtggCCCAGCGCTATGGGCGAGGCGTGCTGGAGGACAAGATCCGCGACCTGGCGGAGCGACGTGTGATGGgcatggacgacgacgacgagctaGCATGA
- a CDS encoding uncharacterized protein (ID:PFLUO_006575-T1.cds;~source:funannotate): MTLAGAQRRQILTVLMTSLLLDLISFTFILPLFPSLLSFYHAQDPSPDSFLNRIFHYLNAYKNSFARPIDSQYDIVLLGGALGSLFSFLQAIAAPVIGHLSDRVGRKRTLLYSLVGNICSVTLWVAAVDFRTFLASRVVGGLSEGNVQLANAIAADISDESHRGATMALVGACFSIAFTFGPALGAALSSVKIVEANPFITAAGVSLALILAEFVFVYVCLPETHPRFTTLREGDPVSWFHCNKSPAETGTQVQPQTPNQEKKPKEKSSAQPRAIKHTNNPSFLNAVHFLFLVPFSGLEFSLPFLTATLYANTATTASPAALNGRLLSLMGLIASLLQGTAVRRLPPLLVVRAGVVACAISFFILARVTSIAGLYAAGSLLAVTSATVVTGLNSLGSFEARDADRGAVMGRLRGWGQAGRATGPIVFCSLFWWAGRQAAYTAGGAAMVAVAGAVFILLKSPVPEKRSEKKA; the protein is encoded by the exons atgactCTCGCTGGTGCCCAACGCCGTCAGATCTtgacggtgttgatgacCTCACTGCTCCTGGACCTG AtctccttcaccttcatCCTCCCGCTCTTCCCTTCGTTATTGTCCTTCTACCACGCCCAAGACCCATCTCCCGACTCCTTCCTCAACCGCATCTTCCACTACCTGAACGCGTACAAGAACTCCTTCGCGCGCCCCATCGACTCGCAATATgacatcgtcctcctcggcggcgcCCTCGGCTCgcttttctccttcctccaggcTATCGCCGCCCCCGTCATTGGGCACCTGTCAGACCGCGTCGGTCGTAAACGCACTCTTCTCTACTCGCTGGTTGGCAACATCTGTAGCGTCACGCTCTGGGTCGCTGCAGTTGATTTCCGGACTTTCCTTGCGAGTCGTGTTGTTGGCGGTTTGAGCGAGGGGAATGTCCAGCTGGCGAATGCCATTGCCGCTGATATCAGTGATGAGTCGCACCGCGGCGCGACTATGGCGCTCGTTGGTGCTTGCTTTAGCATCGCGTTTACATTCGGCCCTGCTCTCGGCGCGGCGCTCTCGTCTGTCAAGATCGTTGAGGCCAATCCGTTCATCACGGCGGCTGGTGTCTCTCTGGCGCTGATTCTGGCCGAGTTTGTCTTTGTCTATGTGTGTTTGCCCGAGACACATCCTCGATTCACCACTCTCCGCGAAGGAGACCCAGTGTCGTGGTTTCATTGCAATAAATCCCCCGCGGAGACAGGAACCCAGGTTCAGCCCCAAACCCCAAAtcaggagaagaagcccaaggagaAATCTTCTGCTCAACCCAGGGCGATCAAACATACCAACAACCCATCCTTCCTGAACGCAGTGCACTTCCTCTTCCTAGTCCCCTTCTCCGGCCTAGAATTCTCCCTTCCATTCCTAACAGCCACCCTCTACGCCAACACAGCAACCACCGCCAGTCCGGCCGCACTGAACGGCCGTCTCCTCTCACTGATGGGCCTAATCGCCTCCCTGTTACAGGGCACAGCCGTGCGCCGCCTCCCGCCACTTCTGGTAGTGCGTGCTGGAGTAGTTGCctgcgccatctccttcttcatcctcgcccgTGTTACCTCAATTGCAGGCCTCTATGCTGCCGGTAGCTTGTTGGCCGTCACATCTGCCACGGTCGTAACGGGTCTCAATAGCCTCGGCAGCTTCGAGGCCCGCGACGCCGACCGCGGCGCTGTCATGGGCCGGCTGCGTGGCTGGGGACAGGCTGGTCGTGCGACTGGACCGATTGTGTTTTGTTCGTTGTTCTGGTGGGCTGGACGCCAGGCTGCTTATACTGCTGGCGGGGCAGCTAtggtggctgttgctggtgcAGTGTTTATTCTGTTGAAGTCTCCTGTTCCAGAAAAGAGGAGCGAGAAAAAGGCTTAA
- a CDS encoding uncharacterized protein (ID:PFLUO_006578-T1.cds;~source:funannotate), with translation MQNNTEPEPLNSDYDLTKPITSTSGLRQGLTSYGDAHFSLFLRKVFIKALGYSEDALSRPIVGIINTFSGFNPCHANVPQLIEAAKRGVQLNGGLAVEFPTISVHESFSHPTSMFLRNLMSMDTEEMIRAQPLDACIMIGGCDKTVPAQLMGGISANKPILPLITGPMLPGSNRGQRIGACTDCRNNWAAFRAGEIDLEEISAINEELAPTIGTCGVMGTASTMACVTAALGMMPLRGASAPAVSSARLRIAEETGANAVALAKVGRKPQDVLTKESFLNAITVLQAIGGSTNAVVHLLAIANRHPALTGVITLQTIEEVGRKTPLLVDLKPSGDNYMDDFHNAGGMLRLLHELRPLLHLSAMTITGQTLGEVLDASQSKRPSFAQKIIRPLSDPLFPSSSLVVLHGNLAPDGAVTKASASKYRSLLSHTGPAVVFENSADLAQRIDDPNLAVTKDSVLVLKGIGPVGNPGMPEAGMIPIPKKLAGAGVKDMLRLSDGRMSGTAGGTIILHISPEAVLPESPFGIVETGDLITCEIETRRLHLDVPDQVIQARIQARKQKVTGEVEQRQRRRGYRGLYERSVNQAQDGADFDFLTAKGV, from the exons ATGCAGAACAACACCGAGCCAGAACCGCTCAACTCCGACTACGACCTCACCAAGCCCATAACGTCCACCTCCGGACTCCGCCAGGGTCTCACCTCGTACGGGGATGCGCATTTCTCGCTATTTCTTCGCAAAGTATTCATCAAGGCACTGGGTTACTCGGAAGATGCGCTCTCACGACCGATCGTGGGGATTATCAACACCTTCTCGGGGTTCAATCCCTGCCACGCTAATGTGCCCCAGTTGATCGAGGCTGCGAAGCGCGGCGTGCAGCTTAACGGGGGATTGGCTGTCGAGTTTCCTACTATCAGTGTTCATGAGTCGTTCTCGCATCCGACAAGCATGTTTCTGAGGAATCTCATGAGTATGGATACCGAGGAGATGATTCGGGCGCAGCCATTGGATGCTTGTATTATGATTGGAG GCTGTGACAAAACCGTTCCAGCACAGCTGATGGGCGGCATCTCAGCCAACAAACCAATCCTGCCTTTGATTACCGGCCCCATGCTGCCGGGCAGTAATCGAGGACAGAGAATTGGGGCGTGCACCGACTGCCGCAATAACTGGGCGGCGTTTCGAGCGGGCGAGATTGATCTCGAGGAGATCTCTGCCATCAATGAGGAGCTTGCCCCCACA ATTGGAACGTGCGGTGTCATGGGAACTGCCAGCACGATGGCCTGCGTGACTGCCGCACTGGGTATGATGCCTCTCCGAGGCGCATCCGCCCCAGCTGTGTCGTCTGCACGGCTGAGAATCGCCGAGGAGACCGGGGCAAATGCAGTGGCGCTTGCCAAAGTTGGTAGAAAGCCACAGGATGTGTTGACGAAGGAGTCCTTCCTCAACGCCATCACAGTCCTCCAGGCCATCGGAGGCTCGACTAATGCTGTGGTCCATTTACTGGCTATCGCAAATAGACATCCTGCTCTCACCGGCGTGATCACATTGCAGACCATTGAAGAAGTAGGCCGCAAGACCCCGTTGCTGGTGGATCTCAAGCCCAGCGGGGATAACTATATGGATGATTTCCATAACGCAGGAGGCATGCTGCGATTGTTGCATGAGCTTCGACCACTCCTACACCTGTCAGCCATGACAATCACTGGGCAGACGCTGGGCGAAGTGTTGGACGCATCTCAGTCTAAGAGACCCTCGTTTGCTCAAAAGATCATCCGGCCGCTTTCCgaccctctcttcccttcatCATCTCTTGTGGTGCTCCATGGCAACCTTGCACCTGATGGGGCGGTCACCAAAGCATCGGCATCAAAGTATCGATCATTGCTTTCTCATACCGGGCCCGCGGTAGTATTTGAGAATTCCGCCGACCTGGCGCAACGAATTGACGATCCGAATCTGGCAGTGACCAAGGACTCTGTACTTGTTCTAAAAGGGATTGGACCCGTTGGTAATCCCGGTATGCCCGAGGCGGGAATGATACCCATTCCCAAGAAATTGGCCGGCGCAGGAGTGAAAGATATGCTGCGGCTGTCAGATGGGCGAATGTCCGGCACGGCGGGAGGAACCATCATCCTGCACATCTCGCCCGAGGCTGTGTTGCCGGAATCTCCCTTTGGGATTGTTGAGACGGGCGATTTGATCACCTGTGAGATCGAAACTCGTAGATTACATCTAGATGTGCCCGACCAGGTCATCCAGGCCCGGATTCAGGCGCGCAAACAGAAGGTGACGGGAGAGGTAgagcagcgacagcgacgacgaggatatcGGGGCCTGTACGAGCGCAGTGTGAACCAAGCGCAGGACGGGGCCGACTTTGATTTCTTGACTGCGAAGGGTGTATAG
- a CDS encoding uncharacterized protein (ID:PFLUO_006576-T1.cds;~source:funannotate), which yields MPKLTVGRQTFASSRRRPLAQPRQGILTEPWLPSASSPPPITHFTSSPGRLELDGLDGRPRKDDPKPPDERVLKLGKTLRTLSPLLPSILYNTLPPEILAPAINLHLFPSTHQHLPTVKGRTLYRAALWTVPVAWSSVPLVGNVKLQILSERIVRAGTVLDPERRGGHQPDCGDERLVVRWRTEPRTESRPFHDKAPFSSNPGPDDIAKSPTRGSSPQSSSGANNHTHHLSNSKNGTNKGLSVLLGGDEPIFKLAKEEQFTGLFIFSFDEEGRILTHTIEHADDANGWDRTAKFVTLTDWLIGKARNSLDPAPDPDPGLAMESYHNYYCGLRTERYRTRRC from the exons ATGCCGAAACTG ACCGTCGGCCGGCAGACATTCGCGTCCTCGCGGCGTCGCCCGCTCGCGCAACCACGCCAAGGCATCCTGACCGAGCCCTGGCTGCCATCAGCCTCTTCGCCTCCACCGATCACACACTTCACATCAAGTCCAGGGCGCTTGGAACTTGATGGGCTAGACGGGCGGCCACGGAAAGACGACCCCAAGCCACCAGATGAGCGGGTGCTCAAACTCGGGAAAA CCCTGCGCACGCTCTCGCCGCTCCTTCCATCTATCCTGTACAACACGCTTCCTCCTGAGATCCTCGCGCCAGCCATCAACCTCCACCTCTTCCCATCAACACACCAGCATCTCCCCACCGTCAAGGGCCGCACTCTCTACCGCGCAGCGCTGTGGACTGTCCCCGTAGCATGGAGTAGTGTACCACTCGTGGGGAATGTCAAGCTCCAGATTCTGAGCGAGCGGATCGTGCGTGCGGGCACGGTGCTCGACCCGGAGCGACGCGGCGGCCACCAACCCGATTGCGGCGATGAGAGACTTGTCGTGCGATGGCGGACTGAGCCACGCACGGAGAGTAGGCCATTCCACGACAAGGCGCCATTCTCCTCAAATCCGGGGCCGGATGACATAGCCAAATCGCCGACTCGTGGCAGTTCTCCCCAATCCTCGTCTGGCGCCAACAACCATACCCACCACTTATCTAATTCGAAAAATGGCACCAACAAGGGCCTCAGCGTGCTCCTTGGCGGCGACGAGCCGATCTTTAAATTGGCCAAGGAAGAGCAGTTCACCGGCCTTTTTATCTTCTCGTTCGATGAAGAGGGCCGCATCCTCACGCATACGATCGAGCATGCAGACGACGCGAACGGCTGGGACCGCACGGCCAAGTTCGTTACACTAACCGACTGGTTGATTGGAAAGGCGCGCAACTCGCTTGATCCTGCTCCAGATCCGGATCCGGGACTGGCGATGGAGTCTTATCATAACTATTACTGCGGGTTGCGTACGGAGCGGTATCGGACGCGGAGATGCTGA